A region of the Desulfobacter postgatei 2ac9 genome:
CCTGCATGAATTCTGAGGCAACATCCTGGGGCAGATCAAAACTGCCAAGTTCTTCGGAATCAAACCCTTTTCTTCTGACAAGGGTCAGAATGGGGTTTTTTTTCCAGGTGTTGATAACAAAATAAACGGTTTCATTATTATTATCCCTGGAGTTATAGTAGCTCTGGGAACGCAAGGGCCCCCATTCCAGATGCAGGGCAATGGCTTCTTCAGGGGTCATTTCCCAGTCTACAGAATTTATCAGGTTATAGTTCTTTTTTATGTCGTTGAGTCTCATATAAGCCTCCTGTTTTTTGCAGTTAATCTCAAACTCTGTATATGTAAAAAGCAAATCTTGTGCCAATTTGTAAGCTTGTTGTTATGTTGTTTAATAATAGATAGTTATCTCTGTATGGAGATGGAGGTGCGAAATGACACATGCGAAATGATACAGAAAAGAGACAGCCTCTATGATACATTTTTGTATCTAAGAGGCTGTCTAAGGGGTCTAAAAATTAACGAGTGGTTGGGGTGTTATTTTTCAACCCAGGCATTTAAAG
Encoded here:
- a CDS encoding DVU0772 family protein; this encodes MRLNDIKKNYNLINSVDWEMTPEEAIALHLEWGPLRSQSYYNSRDNNNETVYFVINTWKKNPILTLVRRKGFDSEELGSFDLPQDVASEFMQGIGKYKGVYAVEGKVREWLRKELDA